A window of the Nitrospirota bacterium genome harbors these coding sequences:
- a CDS encoding metalloregulator ArsR/SmtB family transcription factor, which translates to MDELTRNIEILKVIAHPVRIKILEELAKGVKCVSDFEDFLGISQPNISQHLTALRLSGIVDYFIDGRLRCYFLKHPLIPGLLELLKKEYTEELPGPECCPVTKKGQYPGNRQR; encoded by the coding sequence ATGGATGAACTTACAAGAAATATCGAGATTCTAAAGGTTATTGCACATCCTGTAAGGATAAAGATACTCGAAGAGCTCGCAAAAGGTGTAAAGTGTGTAAGCGACTTTGAGGATTTTCTTGGTATAAGCCAACCAAATATCTCACAGCACCTGACTGCACTCAGGCTGAGCGGGATTGTGGACTATTTTATCGATGGAAGGCTCAGGTGTTATTTCCTCAAGCATCCACTTATACCTGGTTTACTCGAATTACTAAAAAAGGAATATACAGAAGAACTACCAGGACCAGAGTGTTGTCCTGTAACCAAGAAGGGGCAATATCCCGGGAATAGACAAAGATAA
- the rpe gene encoding ribulose-phosphate 3-epimerase codes for MVRIAPSILSADFRHLADEVKRVEDAGADMIHIDVMDGHFVPNITIGPVVVKAVRETTSLPLDVHLMIISPQHYIKAFSDAGADIITVHVEACIHLHRVVQSIRDIGLKAGVSLNPSTPLSSLEHILRDVDMVLLMSVNPGFGGQEFIPNTFEKIIALRRLIEGMGVDIEVDGGIKVDNAAEVSSAGADILVIGSGIFTNRDYRKTIRDIKKRCEGLKKKKI; via the coding sequence ATGGTCAGGATTGCACCATCAATACTTTCAGCAGATTTCAGACATTTAGCAGACGAGGTAAAGCGTGTTGAAGATGCGGGGGCGGATATGATTCATATCGATGTGATGGATGGGCATTTCGTTCCCAATATCACAATAGGACCTGTTGTAGTAAAGGCAGTGAGGGAGACAACAAGTCTCCCCCTCGATGTCCACCTGATGATTATATCTCCTCAACATTACATCAAGGCCTTTTCAGATGCAGGTGCGGATATAATAACAGTGCATGTAGAGGCATGTATTCATCTTCACAGAGTGGTTCAATCTATAAGAGACATCGGTCTTAAGGCAGGGGTATCGCTCAATCCATCAACACCCCTTTCTTCACTGGAGCATATCCTCAGAGATGTTGATATGGTTCTCCTTATGTCTGTAAATCCGGGATTTGGAGGTCAGGAATTTATCCCGAACACATTTGAGAAGATAATTGCACTTAGAAGATTAATAGAAGGGATGGGTGTAGATATAGAGGTAGATGGTGGTATAAAGGTTGATAATGCAGCTGAGGTGTCTTCTGCAGGAGCGGACATACTTGTAATAGGCTCAGGAATATTCACGAATAGAGACTACAGAAAGACCATAAGGGATATAAAGAAACGATGCGAAGGACTTAAAAAGAAAAAAATTTGA
- a CDS encoding PASTA domain-containing protein — translation MGIITAIVTMKILTSGKTVTVPAIEGKEVVSAMEILNNSGLKLRVEREEYHPSLPKGSVISQEPESGVVIKSGRSISVIVSRGSQTVVVPAVEGEPFYRAEIIIKQSGLDIGDIARIHTDKVEKDIVINQSPPPRSFISRGEKIDLLLSSGVKETIYKTPNLIGKRFEEAKQIAEILGVTLSKSKIIREGSEGNIIAEQKPVAGYPIRRGSAIEVFVAE, via the coding sequence TTGGGTATAATCACAGCGATAGTGACAATGAAGATACTTACCTCCGGGAAAACAGTGACAGTTCCAGCTATCGAAGGTAAAGAGGTTGTCTCTGCCATGGAGATACTCAATAACTCAGGTTTGAAACTCCGTGTAGAGAGAGAGGAATATCATCCGTCGCTTCCTAAAGGGAGTGTTATTTCGCAGGAGCCAGAATCAGGAGTCGTCATCAAAAGTGGGAGGAGTATCTCTGTAATTGTAAGCAGGGGTTCTCAGACAGTAGTTGTGCCAGCAGTTGAAGGCGAACCATTCTACAGAGCAGAAATCATCATAAAACAGAGTGGACTTGATATCGGTGATATAGCGAGGATCCATACAGATAAAGTAGAAAAGGATATTGTGATTAACCAGTCTCCTCCACCGAGATCGTTCATTAGCAGAGGAGAAAAAATTGATCTTCTCCTGAGTTCAGGAGTTAAGGAAACTATATATAAGACACCGAACCTCATTGGTAAGAGATTTGAGGAGGCAAAGCAGATAGCAGAGATACTTGGTGTTACACTCTCAAAGAGTAAAATAATTAGGGAAGGCTCTGAGGGAAACATAATTGCAGAACAAAAACCTGTGGCAGGTTACCCCATAAGAAGGGGATCTGCGATTGAGGTGTTTGTGGCAGAATAA
- the rsmB gene encoding 16S rRNA (cytosine(967)-C(5))-methyltransferase RsmB → MNRVRGITEKDRTYSSRQIALDALNMIEKGALASSVFEKVFECKPSRLDRAFIMELVYGVLRNRGKIDWIIECSAGRRLKEIEIGVVNILRSGIYQLLFMDKVPTWAAVDESVKLAKRCKYKRASGFINGVLRRTSKISPDLLDFPRLEEGPLHHISVVYSHPEWLVKRWLGQFGVEDTIALCKTNNRIPPLTLRTNTLLTNRDELINDLSKEGVEAVNTPVSPVGIKVKGIISIEELPSFKRGWFQIQDEASQLISYLLFPKKGERILDACAAPGGKTTHIAQFIEDEGEIIAIDINEEKLIRLKENCKRLGIKCVKSYHTDSTKDLKWLGVFDRILLDAPCSGTGIIRRHPDGKWRKTERTITEYQALQKKLLENIAEILKPGGVIVYSTCSTEPEEGENVVNEFLHNHPKFYIDNPVTYIPATGRHLINYPSGDFIRTYPHISDMDGFFGARLVCH, encoded by the coding sequence ATGAACAGAGTACGGGGCATCACAGAAAAAGACCGAACATATAGTTCGAGACAGATAGCTCTCGATGCGCTTAATATGATAGAGAAGGGTGCTCTTGCAAGTAGTGTATTTGAAAAAGTCTTCGAATGCAAACCAAGCAGACTTGATAGGGCATTCATCATGGAACTTGTTTATGGCGTCCTGAGAAACAGGGGAAAGATAGACTGGATAATAGAATGCAGCGCAGGCAGAAGATTAAAAGAAATTGAGATAGGTGTTGTAAATATACTACGTTCAGGTATATATCAGCTTTTATTCATGGATAAGGTTCCAACATGGGCAGCGGTAGATGAATCTGTTAAACTTGCAAAGAGGTGTAAATATAAAAGGGCTTCAGGATTTATCAATGGAGTGCTGAGACGGACGTCAAAGATCAGTCCGGATCTCCTGGATTTTCCACGCTTAGAAGAAGGCCCGTTACATCATATCTCGGTCGTATATTCACACCCTGAATGGCTGGTAAAGAGGTGGCTTGGGCAGTTTGGTGTGGAGGATACAATTGCACTCTGTAAAACAAATAATAGAATACCTCCACTTACACTTAGAACTAATACCTTGCTTACAAACAGAGATGAACTTATAAATGATTTAAGCAAAGAGGGTGTTGAAGCTGTCAATACTCCTGTATCACCTGTTGGTATAAAGGTAAAAGGTATTATCTCGATAGAGGAACTTCCATCCTTTAAAAGAGGTTGGTTTCAGATACAGGATGAAGCGTCACAGTTAATCTCATACCTGCTTTTCCCGAAGAAGGGTGAAAGGATACTTGATGCCTGTGCTGCACCTGGCGGAAAAACTACACATATTGCCCAGTTTATTGAGGATGAAGGTGAGATTATCGCCATAGATATAAATGAAGAGAAACTCATACGCCTGAAAGAAAATTGTAAGAGACTCGGTATAAAATGTGTAAAGTCATATCATACAGATTCAACAAAAGATCTAAAATGGCTCGGTGTATTTGACCGTATACTTCTTGATGCACCCTGTTCTGGAACGGGTATAATCAGGAGACATCCTGATGGGAAATGGAGAAAGACAGAGAGGACTATAACAGAATATCAGGCACTTCAGAAGAAACTACTGGAAAATATCGCAGAAATTCTCAAGCCTGGAGGTGTTATCGTTTATAGCACATGTTCTACCGAACCTGAAGAGGGAGAGAATGTAGTGAATGAGTTTTTACATAATCACCCCAAATTCTATATTGATAATCCTGTGACATACATCCCGGCGACAGGTAGACACCTCATTAATTACCCCAGTGGGGATTTCATTCGCACATACCCACATATCTCTGATATGGATGGTTTCTTTGGAGCAAGATTGGTATGTCATTGA